One window of the Nothobranchius furzeri strain GRZ-AD chromosome 3, NfurGRZ-RIMD1, whole genome shotgun sequence genome contains the following:
- the faimb gene encoding fas apoptotic inhibitory molecule b: protein MCGDVVAVWEVALSDGVYRIEFAHGTTTGKRIVYINGKEVIRKDWMFKLVGKETFTVGSSDIKATINIEAIGGFSYEYSLNIDGTSLQKFINNRAKATRTWVFQMDGADYRVVLEKDTMDVWCNGQKMDTMGEFVDDGTETRFLVGGHDCCIKATSSGRKRSGIVHRLLLDGETVPGLAY, encoded by the exons ATGTGTGGAGACGTGGTGGCGGTGTGGGAGGTGGCTCTGAGCGACGGCGTCTACAGGATCGAGTTTGCTCATGGGACTACCACAGGGAAACGCATCGTTTACATCAATGGCAAG GAAGTCATCAGAAAAGACTGGATGTTCAAGCTGGTTGGAAAGGAGACCTTTACCGTGGGCAGCTCCGACATTAAAGCCACCATCAACATCGAGGCCATCGGCGGCTTCTCCTACGAGTATTCACTCAACATAGACGGGACGAGTCTCCAGAAGTTCATTAACAATAGAGCTAAGGCCACCAGGACCTGGGTGTTCCAGATGGACGGGGCAGACTACAGGGTGGTCCTTG AAAAGGACACTATGGATGTTTGGTGCAACGGACAGAAAATGGACACAATG GGAGAGTTCGTGGACGACGGAACCGAGACACGGTTCTTGGTGGGGGGTCACGACTGCTGCATCAAGGCCACCAGCAGCGGGAGGAAGAGGAGCGGCATCGTTCACCGTTTACTGCTGGATGGAGAGACGGTACCGGGTCTGGCTTATTAG
- the LOC107384567 gene encoding inhibin beta B chain isoform X1 — translation MTLRILRLGVLVACVLSSRCAAVNDAEAHQELRDTCASCAAQPEDPESGRMDGDFLEAVKRHILSRLQLRDRPNITHPVPKAAMVTALRKLHAGKLREDGRVEIPNLDGHPMSNEVLEESSEIISFAEKETFHVVFESTCDEFWFCSSDDLVMSKSSLFFLISNEGNQNLQVTRATLWLYFKLLLPIVEPRGRRKVMVKVYYQEPGFGSKWDLVEKRVELRRSGWHTFTLTSAVRLAFETGTDRRQNLDIRCEGCETEGVVPVLLDLSDESHRPFLVVRARQAEGQHRIRKRGLECDGSNDLCCRQRFYIDFRLIGWNDWIIAPSGYFGNYCEGSCPAYMAGVPGSASSFHTAVVNQYRMRGMSPGSMNSCCIPTKLSMMSMLYFDDEYNIVKRDVPNMIVDECGCA, via the exons atgaccCTCCGGATCCTCCGACTGGGTGTTCTTGTCGCGTGCGTCCTCTCCAGTCGCTGCGCCGCCGTGAACGACGCAGAGGCGCACCAGGAGCTGCGGGACACCTGCGCGTCCTGCGCCGCCCAGCCAGAGGACCCCGAGTCCGGACGCATGGACGGAGACTTCCTGGAGGCTGTGAAGAGGCACATCCTGAGCCGGCTGCAGCTGCGGGACCGGCCCAACATCACGCACCCGGTTCCGAAGGCTGCTATGGTTACGGCGCTGCGAAAGCTGCACGCGGGGAAGCTGCGCGAGGACGGCCGGGTGGAAATTCCGAATTTGGACGGACATCCAATGAGCAACGAGGTTCTGGAGGAGAGTTCGGAGATCATAAGCTTCGCCGAAAAAG AAACCTTCCATGTGGTTTTTGAGTCAACCTGTGATGAATTTTGGTTCTGCTCCTCAGATGACCTCGTCATGTCCAAATCCAGCCTCTTCTTCCTGATCTCCAACGAGGGGAACCAGAACCTCCAGGTGACCCGGGCCACCCTCTGGCTGTACTTCAAGCTGCTGCTGCCTATTGTGGAGCCGCGTGGACGGAGGAAGGTGATGGTAAAAGTTTACTACCAGGAACCAGGCTTTGGCAGCAAATGGGACCTAGTGGAGAAGCGGGTGGAGCTGAGACGCAGCGGCTGGCATACCTTCACCCTCACCAGCGCTGTCCGTTTGGCATTTGAGACCGGCACCGATAGGCGACAGAATCTGGACATACGCTGCGAGGGCTGCGAGACTGAGGGAGTGGTGccggttctgctggacctgagcGATGAATCCCACCGGCCCTTCCTGGTGGTGCGGGCCAGGCAGGCCGAAGGTCAGCACCGGATCCGGAAGCGAGGGCTGGAGTGTGATGGCAGTAACGATCTGTGCTGTCGTCAGCGGTTTTATATCGACTTCCGGCTCATTGGCTGGAATGACTGGATCATCGCACCATCTGGGTACTTCGGGAACTATTGTGAGGGGAGCTGCCCGGCCTACATGGCCGGCGTTCCCGGTTCTGCATCTTCCTTCCACACGGCGGTGGTGAACCAATACCGAATGCGGGGCATGAGTCCTGGGTCCATGAACTCTTGCTGCATCCCCACCAAGCTCAGCATGATGTCTATGCTCTACTTTGATGATGAGTACAACATTGTGAAACGAGATGTTCCCAACATGATCGTGGACGAGTGTGGCTGTGCCTGA
- the LOC107384567 gene encoding inhibin beta B chain isoform X2, whose amino-acid sequence MTLRILRLGVLVACVLSSRCAAVNDAEAHQELRDTCASCAAQPEDPESGRMDGDFLEAVKRHILSRLQLRDRPNITHPVPKAAMVTALRKLHAGKLREDGRVEIPNLDGHPMSNEVLEESSEIISFAEKDDLVMSKSSLFFLISNEGNQNLQVTRATLWLYFKLLLPIVEPRGRRKVMVKVYYQEPGFGSKWDLVEKRVELRRSGWHTFTLTSAVRLAFETGTDRRQNLDIRCEGCETEGVVPVLLDLSDESHRPFLVVRARQAEGQHRIRKRGLECDGSNDLCCRQRFYIDFRLIGWNDWIIAPSGYFGNYCEGSCPAYMAGVPGSASSFHTAVVNQYRMRGMSPGSMNSCCIPTKLSMMSMLYFDDEYNIVKRDVPNMIVDECGCA is encoded by the exons atgaccCTCCGGATCCTCCGACTGGGTGTTCTTGTCGCGTGCGTCCTCTCCAGTCGCTGCGCCGCCGTGAACGACGCAGAGGCGCACCAGGAGCTGCGGGACACCTGCGCGTCCTGCGCCGCCCAGCCAGAGGACCCCGAGTCCGGACGCATGGACGGAGACTTCCTGGAGGCTGTGAAGAGGCACATCCTGAGCCGGCTGCAGCTGCGGGACCGGCCCAACATCACGCACCCGGTTCCGAAGGCTGCTATGGTTACGGCGCTGCGAAAGCTGCACGCGGGGAAGCTGCGCGAGGACGGCCGGGTGGAAATTCCGAATTTGGACGGACATCCAATGAGCAACGAGGTTCTGGAGGAGAGTTCGGAGATCATAAGCTTCGCCGAAAAAG ATGACCTCGTCATGTCCAAATCCAGCCTCTTCTTCCTGATCTCCAACGAGGGGAACCAGAACCTCCAGGTGACCCGGGCCACCCTCTGGCTGTACTTCAAGCTGCTGCTGCCTATTGTGGAGCCGCGTGGACGGAGGAAGGTGATGGTAAAAGTTTACTACCAGGAACCAGGCTTTGGCAGCAAATGGGACCTAGTGGAGAAGCGGGTGGAGCTGAGACGCAGCGGCTGGCATACCTTCACCCTCACCAGCGCTGTCCGTTTGGCATTTGAGACCGGCACCGATAGGCGACAGAATCTGGACATACGCTGCGAGGGCTGCGAGACTGAGGGAGTGGTGccggttctgctggacctgagcGATGAATCCCACCGGCCCTTCCTGGTGGTGCGGGCCAGGCAGGCCGAAGGTCAGCACCGGATCCGGAAGCGAGGGCTGGAGTGTGATGGCAGTAACGATCTGTGCTGTCGTCAGCGGTTTTATATCGACTTCCGGCTCATTGGCTGGAATGACTGGATCATCGCACCATCTGGGTACTTCGGGAACTATTGTGAGGGGAGCTGCCCGGCCTACATGGCCGGCGTTCCCGGTTCTGCATCTTCCTTCCACACGGCGGTGGTGAACCAATACCGAATGCGGGGCATGAGTCCTGGGTCCATGAACTCTTGCTGCATCCCCACCAAGCTCAGCATGATGTCTATGCTCTACTTTGATGATGAGTACAACATTGTGAAACGAGATGTTCCCAACATGATCGTGGACGAGTGTGGCTGTGCCTGA
- the LOC107384566 gene encoding ras-related protein ralB-B encodes MSSGKTKSQTSLVLHKVIMVGSGGVGKSALTLQFMYDEFVEDYEPTKADSYRKKVVLDGEDVQIDILDTAGQEDYAAIRDNYFRSGEGFLLVFSITEHESFTATSEFREQILRVKEEEGIPLLLVGNKSDLEDRRQVSGEEATTKASEWGIQYVETSAKTRANVDKVFFDLMREVRKKKMSESKDKNRPSAKKKKRCYIL; translated from the exons ATGTCCTCTGGTAAGACCAAGAGCCAGACTTCGCTGGTCCTCCATAAGGTGATCATGGTGGGCAGCGGTGGGGTGGGGAAGTCTGCTCTGACCCTCCAGTTCATGTATGATGAG tTTGTAGAGGACTACGAGCCCACAAAAGCCGACAGCTACAGGAAGAAGGTGGTCCTGGATGGGGAGGATGTCCAGATCGACATATTGGACACGGCGGGACAGGAGGATTACGCCGCCATCAGAGACAACTACTTCCGCAGTGGGGAGGGCTTCCTGCTGGTCTTCTCCATCACAGAGCACGAGTCCTTCACGGCCACGTCTGAGTTCAG ggagCAGATCCTGCGGGTCAAGGAAGAGGAGGGGATCCCTCTGCTCCTGGTGGGGAACAAGTCAGACCTGGAGGACCGGAGGCAGGTCTCCGGGGAGGAGGCCACCACTAAGGCCTCTGAGTGGGGGATCCAGTACGTGGAGACATCAGCTAAGACCAGAGCCAACGTGGACAAG GTTTTCTTTGACTTGATGAGGGAGGTCCGGAAAAAGAAGATGTCTGAGAGCAAAGACAAGAACAGGCCGAGTGCCAAGAAGAAGAAGCGCTGCTACATTCTGTAG